The Bemisia tabaci chromosome 5, PGI_BMITA_v3 genome includes a window with the following:
- the Dh31 gene encoding diuretic hormone class 2 isoform X2, producing the protein MHLKVVSPSSLMAVTSGLLLGILILLTATQASESVPFSAGKSYMSEMEEPDTEMMLEMLARLGQSIIRANDLENSKRGLDLGLSRGFSGSQAAKHLMGLAAANYAGGPGRRRRASNILPNEI; encoded by the exons GTCGTCTCCCCGTCCTCCCTGATGGCAGTCACAAGCGGGCTCCTCCTAGGAATTCTAATCCTCCTCACAGCCACCCAAGCCTCCGAAAGTGTCCCTTTCTCAGCAGG GAAGAGCTATATGTCTGAAATGGAGGAGCCCGACACAGAAATGATGCTAGAAATGTTGGCGCGATTAGGTCAAAGTATCATCAGAGCCAACGACTTAGAAAA CTCCAAGCGAGGTCTGGATTTGGGTCTCAGCCGTGGCTTCTCAGGTTCTCAAGCAGCCAAGCATCTGATGGGACTAGCAGCAGCCAACTATGCTGGAGGCCCAGGCAGGAGAAGGCGCGCCAGCAATATTCTTCCAAACGAGATATAA
- the Dh31 gene encoding diuretic hormone class 2 isoform X1, which produces MHLKVVSPSSLMAVTSGLLLGILILLTATQASESVPFSAGRKSYMSEMEEPDTEMMLEMLARLGQSIIRANDLENSKRGLDLGLSRGFSGSQAAKHLMGLAAANYAGGPGRRRRASNILPNEI; this is translated from the exons GTCGTCTCCCCGTCCTCCCTGATGGCAGTCACAAGCGGGCTCCTCCTAGGAATTCTAATCCTCCTCACAGCCACCCAAGCCTCCGAAAGTGTCCCTTTCTCAGCAGG AAGGAAGAGCTATATGTCTGAAATGGAGGAGCCCGACACAGAAATGATGCTAGAAATGTTGGCGCGATTAGGTCAAAGTATCATCAGAGCCAACGACTTAGAAAA CTCCAAGCGAGGTCTGGATTTGGGTCTCAGCCGTGGCTTCTCAGGTTCTCAAGCAGCCAAGCATCTGATGGGACTAGCAGCAGCCAACTATGCTGGAGGCCCAGGCAGGAGAAGGCGCGCCAGCAATATTCTTCCAAACGAGATATAA
- the Dh31 gene encoding diuretic hormone class 2 isoform X4, which yields MAVTSGLLLGILILLTATQASESVPFSAGKSYMSEMEEPDTEMMLEMLARLGQSIIRANDLENSKRGLDLGLSRGFSGSQAAKHLMGLAAANYAGGPGRRRRASNILPNEI from the exons ATGGCAGTCACAAGCGGGCTCCTCCTAGGAATTCTAATCCTCCTCACAGCCACCCAAGCCTCCGAAAGTGTCCCTTTCTCAGCAGG GAAGAGCTATATGTCTGAAATGGAGGAGCCCGACACAGAAATGATGCTAGAAATGTTGGCGCGATTAGGTCAAAGTATCATCAGAGCCAACGACTTAGAAAA CTCCAAGCGAGGTCTGGATTTGGGTCTCAGCCGTGGCTTCTCAGGTTCTCAAGCAGCCAAGCATCTGATGGGACTAGCAGCAGCCAACTATGCTGGAGGCCCAGGCAGGAGAAGGCGCGCCAGCAATATTCTTCCAAACGAGATATAA
- the Dh31 gene encoding diuretic hormone class 2 isoform X3, with protein MAVTSGLLLGILILLTATQASESVPFSAGRKSYMSEMEEPDTEMMLEMLARLGQSIIRANDLENSKRGLDLGLSRGFSGSQAAKHLMGLAAANYAGGPGRRRRASNILPNEI; from the exons ATGGCAGTCACAAGCGGGCTCCTCCTAGGAATTCTAATCCTCCTCACAGCCACCCAAGCCTCCGAAAGTGTCCCTTTCTCAGCAGG AAGGAAGAGCTATATGTCTGAAATGGAGGAGCCCGACACAGAAATGATGCTAGAAATGTTGGCGCGATTAGGTCAAAGTATCATCAGAGCCAACGACTTAGAAAA CTCCAAGCGAGGTCTGGATTTGGGTCTCAGCCGTGGCTTCTCAGGTTCTCAAGCAGCCAAGCATCTGATGGGACTAGCAGCAGCCAACTATGCTGGAGGCCCAGGCAGGAGAAGGCGCGCCAGCAATATTCTTCCAAACGAGATATAA
- the AspRS gene encoding aspartate--tRNA ligase, cytoplasmic → MPEAEQNPGAEKSKKQLKKEAKEAEKAQKKAERKAANPVNNEATTEEDVSVGKYGNLPMIQSEKPVERKFIDISALTPEVANQKVWIRGRLHTSRAKGKQCFMVIRQQHATVQCLAAVNENNSRQLIKFTSGVNKESIVDIEGLVQKVNQPIESCSQKLVELHVSQFWVISSAKSQLPLLIEDAARPEKKDEDAEGLSIRVNQDTRLDNRILDLRTPANQAIFRIEAEVSRLFRDILSEKGFVEIHTPKIISAASEGGANVFTVSYFKGSAYLAQSPQLYKQMAIAADFDRVFTVGAVFRAEDSNTHRHLTEFVGLDLEMAFKYHYHEVLNLIGSSFTEMFRQLQKKCAVQIAAVAEQYPVEPFQFLDPPLILDFKTGVEMLREAGVTMGDEDDLSTPDEKLLGRLVKAKYSTDFYILDKFPLAVRPFYTMPDPHDPKLSNSYDFFMRGEEIMSGAQRIHDPEFLTERAKHHGVDIEKIKAYIEAFKYGCPPHAGGGIGLERVVMLYLGLDNIRKTSMFPRDPKRITP, encoded by the exons ATGCCTGAAGC gGAGCAAAATCCGGGGGCTGAGAAATCAAAGAAACAGCTGAAGAAAGAAGCAAAGGAAGCAGAAAAAGCTCAGAAAAAAGCTGAGAGAAAAGCAGCGAAC ccagTTAACAATGAAGCCACAACCGAAGAAGATGTTTCAGTTGGAAAGTACGGTAACTTGCCAATGATTCAAAGTGAAAAACCCGTTGAAAGGAAGTTCATCGATATCTCAGCCTTAACACCAGAAGTGGCCAATCAAAAAGTTTGGATTCGCGGTAGGCTTCACACGAGCAGAGCAAAAG GGAAGCAATGTTTCATGGTGATAAGACAACAACACGCTACTGTCCAATGTTTAGCAGCTGTGAATGAAAATAACAGTCGACAATTAATTAAATTCACATCTGG tgtaaacaaAGAATCAATTGTGGATATCGAAGGTCTTGTTCAAAAAGTGAATCAACCAATCGAGTCCTGTTCGCAAAAATTAGTTGAATTACATGTCAGCCAGTTTTGGGTGATCAGCTCTGCCAAAAGCCAACTGCCATTACTCATCGAAGATGCAGCTCGGCCGGAGAAAAAAGACGAG GATGCGGAAGGTTTATCAATCCGCGTCAATCAAGACACTAGGTTAGACAACAGAATTTTAGACCTTAGAACTCCAGCCAATCAAGCCATATTTAGAATTGAGGCTGAGGTTTCAAGACTTTTCAGAGATATCCTTTCAGAAAAG GGCTTTGTAGAAATTCACACACCAAAAATCATCAGCGCAGCCAGTGAAGGGGGAGCCAATGTTTTCACTGTCTCTTACTTCAAAGGTTCAGCTTACCTAGCTCAAAGTCCCCAGTTATACAAGCAAATGGCTATCGCAGCTGACTTTGATAGAGTCTTTACTGTCGGCGCAG ttTTCAGAGCAGAAGACAGCAATACCCACCGACATCTAACGGAATTTGTTGGTTTGGATTTAGAAATGGCTTTCAAATATCACTATCATGAGGTTTTGAACCTTATCGGTTCTTCATTCACAGAAATGTTCCGACAGCTTCAAAAGAA ATGTGCAGTCCAGATAGCAGCCGTAGCTGAGCAATATCCAGTGGAACCATTTCAGTTTCTAGACCCTCCTCTAATACTCGATTTCAAGACGGGTGTTGAAATGCTGAGAGAGGCCGGTGTCACCATGGGGGATGAAGATGACTTGAGCACACCAGATGAAAAATTGTTGGGAAGATTGGTGAAAGCAAAG taTAGCACAGATTTCTACATTTTGGATAAATTCCCATTAGCTGTGAGGCCCTTCTACACGATGCCAGACCCACATGATCCG AAACTTTCGAATTCTTACGACTTCTTCATGAGAGGAGAGGAAATCATGTCTGGAGCGCAGAGGATTCATGACCCTGAGTTTTTAACTGAAAGAGCCAAACATCATGGTGTTG atattgaaaaaatcaaagcttACATTGAAGCCTTCAAGTACGGCTGTCCACCGCATGCTGGCGGCGGTATTGGATTGGAACGTGTGGTCATGCTCTACCTAGGACTTGATAACATCCGCAAGACATCAATGTTCCCAAGAGACCCAAAAAGGATAACACCATAA